A window of Gammaproteobacteria bacterium genomic DNA:
CCGGCCATGCGGGCCAGTTTCTGCTCGCCCTGCGTCGCACCGGACGCCCTAACGCAAACCTTCGTGGCGCGCGCCAGGGTCACAGGTTACGGCGTCGGAGTCACGCGCCGACGGCTCCTTGTCAGCCAGCGCGGCGCGCAGGTTGCCGATTGCGCGTGTGTAGTCTCCGGCGCCGAAGATGGCCGAGCCCGCTACGAATGTGTCAGCGCCCGCGCGCCCGATGCCGCCGATATTGTCCGCGGTGACGCCGCCGTCAACTTCCAGCCAGATGTCGCGCCCCGTGGCGTCGATCCGGCGTCGCACGGCGGTGAGCTTGTTGAGCGCTTCGGGAATGAACGTCTGGCCGCCGAAACCGGGATTTACGGACATGATCAGCACCAGGTCCAGATGCTCCAGGATATGATTTAGGTACATTAGCGGCGTGGCCGGATTAAAGACCAGCCCGGCCTTGCAGCCGTGATCGTGAATCAATGCGATGGTGCGATCGATGTGCTCGGACGCTTCGGGATGAAAGCTGATGATGTCAGCGCCGGCCTTGGCGAAATCGGGAATGATGCGATCCACCGGCTTGACCATCAGGTGCACGTCGATGGGCAGCTTGACATGCGGGCGGAGCGCCGCGCACACGAGCGGGCCGATGGTCAAATTGGGCACGTAGTGATTATCCATCACGTCGAAGTGGATGAGATCGGCGCCCGCCGCGCT
This region includes:
- the rpe gene encoding ribulose-phosphate 3-epimerase; this translates as MAAGRIAPSILSADFARLGEEVRALSAAGADLIHFDVMDNHYVPNLTIGPLVCAALRPHVKLPIDVHLMVKPVDRIIPDFAKAGADIISFHPEASEHIDRTIALIHDHGCKAGLVFNPATPLMYLNHILEHLDLVLIMSVNPGFGGQTFIPEALNKLTAVRRRIDATGRDIWLEVDGGVTADNIGGIGRAGADTFVAGSAIFGAGDYTRAIGNLRAALADKEPSARDSDAVTCDPGARHEGLR